In one Neobacillus sp. CF12 genomic region, the following are encoded:
- a CDS encoding C39 family peptidase: MKKLCLLVSILPLFGCNNAEDKVTQQSDKQNYTQLYEQVPNPKIQKTKNISTVTKDNLKQPIAKPNVAQPVKQPGKKESMMLDVALIKQNPELRYGCEVTSLAMVLNYAGVKTDKMDLYRSIQKDPDPIKRAGNGDILNWGNPADGFVGDMTGRQAGYAVFDKPMEALVNQKLPGRAVNLTNQPFEKVLEHVSAGYPVVVWTTGDYRLPDRWESWYHGRQIIKTPLDLHAVVLVGYDANYVYLNDPLSGRKQVRVEKEKFIASWKALQNRAVSYK; the protein is encoded by the coding sequence GTGAAAAAACTTTGCTTACTCGTCTCAATCCTGCCACTGTTTGGATGTAATAATGCAGAAGATAAGGTTACACAACAATCTGACAAACAAAACTATACACAATTATATGAACAAGTACCGAACCCTAAGATTCAAAAAACTAAAAATATCTCTACAGTAACGAAGGATAACTTAAAGCAGCCTATTGCAAAACCGAATGTTGCTCAACCTGTAAAACAACCAGGCAAAAAAGAATCCATGATGCTGGATGTAGCATTAATTAAGCAAAATCCTGAGTTAAGATATGGTTGTGAAGTGACAAGTCTGGCGATGGTATTAAACTATGCAGGTGTAAAGACAGACAAAATGGATTTGTATAGGTCCATTCAAAAAGATCCTGACCCTATAAAAAGGGCTGGAAATGGAGATATATTAAATTGGGGTAACCCTGCTGATGGTTTTGTCGGAGACATGACGGGAAGACAGGCTGGGTATGCTGTATTTGACAAACCAATGGAAGCACTGGTAAATCAGAAACTTCCAGGTAGAGCAGTAAATTTAACAAACCAGCCATTTGAAAAGGTTCTAGAGCATGTTTCTGCTGGTTACCCTGTAGTGGTGTGGACAACAGGAGATTATCGATTACCCGACCGATGGGAGTCTTGGTATCATGGACGGCAGATCATTAAAACGCCACTTGATTTGCATGCTGTGGTACTTGTAGGTTACGATGCAAACTATGTTTATTTGAATGACCCGCTTTCTGGGAGAAAACAAGTTAGAGTGGAAAAGGAGAAATTTATTGCTTCCTGGAAAGCCCTCCAGAATCGTGCAGTCAGTTACAAATAA
- a CDS encoding metallophosphoesterase: MPKKMKRRTFLKRTFGAMLTVFGLGSGGYFYANRIEPSLLEITKLEIKHDLIPVSFNGVKIVQFSDTHLGFHYTVNQLKKLVKKINQLQPDLIFFTGDLLDEPNKYNEINKVAPILQQLKATIGKFCIYGNHDHGGYGSEIYKNIMELSDFTVLLNESQIIKQQDGSFISLVGIDDRMLGKPNLELALSKVPESSFKLLLSHAPDVADEASSFQIHWQLSGHSHGGQVKIPFAGALVVPPFAQNYPEGYYLIGEINPMSLYVNRGIGTTRLPFRFMAKPELTVFTMISSAAH; encoded by the coding sequence ATGCCTAAAAAAATGAAAAGGAGAACTTTCCTGAAAAGAACTTTTGGGGCAATGCTCACTGTTTTTGGACTTGGTTCAGGCGGTTACTTCTATGCCAATCGAATTGAACCTTCACTACTAGAAATAACAAAACTTGAAATAAAACACGACTTAATTCCTGTTAGTTTTAACGGAGTAAAGATTGTCCAATTTAGTGATACCCATTTAGGTTTCCATTACACTGTAAACCAATTAAAGAAATTAGTTAAAAAAATTAATCAACTTCAGCCTGATTTGATCTTTTTCACAGGTGACTTATTGGATGAGCCAAATAAATATAATGAAATTAATAAAGTTGCTCCGATTTTACAGCAATTAAAGGCAACAATCGGTAAATTTTGTATTTATGGGAATCATGACCATGGTGGTTATGGATCAGAAATCTATAAAAATATAATGGAATTATCTGATTTTACTGTACTGCTAAATGAGTCCCAGATTATTAAGCAACAGGATGGGAGTTTTATCTCATTAGTAGGGATAGATGATCGAATGCTGGGAAAACCCAATTTAGAACTTGCGTTAAGCAAGGTACCTGAAAGTTCATTTAAACTTCTATTATCACATGCTCCTGATGTGGCGGATGAGGCATCATCCTTTCAGATACATTGGCAACTAAGCGGACATAGCCATGGAGGTCAGGTAAAGATACCTTTTGCAGGTGCTCTCGTAGTTCCTCCTTTTGCCCAAAATTATCCTGAGGGTTATTATTTAATAGGTGAAATTAATCCAATGTCGTTATATGTCAATCGGGGAATTGGGACAACTCGTCTCCCATTTCGTTTCATGGCTAAACCGGAATTAACCGTATTTACCATGATTTCTTCAGCAGCACACTAA
- a CDS encoding YkyB family protein, whose amino-acid sequence MLIDDKKYPQPKGKLTTENLSQALFIVNRHAKTAPNPKFLYKLKHESLKKLIDDGKAKKIGLHFSKNPRNSKQQSDVLVECGQYTFHIPPTKSDFAELPHLGKLDGSVRNPKTTLSLNQAKSILQTYTGITEMEHPPSNQRNNRPYQKPIFKKLGERYT is encoded by the coding sequence ATTTTGATTGATGATAAAAAATACCCCCAACCAAAAGGCAAGCTAACGACCGAAAACCTCTCACAAGCTCTCTTTATCGTTAATCGCCATGCGAAAACAGCACCAAACCCCAAATTTTTATACAAATTAAAACATGAATCATTAAAAAAATTAATAGACGACGGCAAAGCAAAAAAGATAGGACTTCATTTTTCAAAAAATCCTCGAAACAGTAAACAGCAATCAGACGTTCTCGTCGAATGCGGTCAGTATACTTTTCATATTCCTCCAACTAAGTCTGATTTTGCTGAACTCCCACATTTGGGTAAACTAGATGGAAGTGTGAGAAATCCAAAAACAACACTTTCACTTAACCAAGCAAAATCCATATTGCAAACCTATACAGGTATAACAGAAATGGAACACCCGCCTTCTAACCAACGAAATAACCGACCTTATCAAAAACCAATCTTTAAAAAGCTAGGAGAACGATATACGTAA
- a CDS encoding aminotransferase A — translation MEHLINTKVQEIEVSGIRKFYNLVSHIDDVISLTIGQPDFQTPEHVKRSGIQAIEENFTSYTHNAGINELRSAACDFVAKKYGLSYEPESEVIVTMGASEAIDITFRTILTEGTEVILPGPIYPGYEPIIRMCGAVPIHVDITKNHFRFTLEMIKPYITEKTRCIVLPYPSNPTGVSLTDVELKEIADYLKEREIFVLADEIYSELSYDQPHVSIASFLKEKTIVINGLSKSHAMTGWRIGFLFAPQSITKHILKVHQYNVSCANSIAQKAALAALTTGFNDAVPMKKEYMIRRDYVYNRLAEMELNVVMPDGAFYFFVKIPNSIDLNSFDFALKMVHDAKVAVVPGSAFSEYGEGYFRLSFACSLETLEKGLDRMENFFNKL, via the coding sequence GTGGAGCATTTAATCAATACCAAAGTTCAGGAGATTGAGGTTTCTGGCATCAGAAAATTTTATAATTTGGTTTCCCACATCGATGATGTTATTTCGCTGACAATCGGACAGCCTGATTTTCAAACACCTGAGCATGTGAAAAGGTCTGGAATTCAAGCAATAGAAGAGAATTTTACATCGTATACACACAATGCTGGAATTAATGAATTAAGAAGTGCAGCTTGCGATTTTGTTGCTAAGAAATATGGTCTTAGCTATGAACCAGAATCAGAGGTAATCGTAACAATGGGGGCAAGTGAAGCGATCGATATAACCTTTAGAACAATCCTTACTGAAGGTACCGAAGTAATCCTGCCTGGACCTATTTATCCAGGTTATGAACCCATTATTAGGATGTGTGGAGCAGTTCCGATTCATGTTGATATAACGAAGAATCATTTCCGATTTACTTTGGAAATGATAAAACCTTATATTACCGAAAAAACACGGTGTATTGTATTACCGTACCCATCAAATCCAACTGGGGTAAGCCTGACAGATGTCGAATTAAAGGAAATTGCAGATTATTTGAAAGAACGAGAAATTTTTGTACTAGCTGATGAAATTTACAGCGAATTAAGTTATGATCAACCACATGTATCAATTGCTTCTTTTCTAAAGGAGAAAACAATCGTTATTAATGGTTTATCAAAGTCACACGCAATGACTGGCTGGAGAATTGGCTTCCTATTTGCACCTCAATCTATCACTAAGCACATCTTAAAAGTGCATCAATATAATGTTTCGTGCGCTAATTCAATCGCTCAGAAAGCAGCCTTAGCAGCATTAACGACGGGCTTTAATGATGCCGTTCCGATGAAAAAAGAATATATGATCAGACGTGACTATGTTTACAATCGGCTAGCAGAGATGGAGCTGAATGTAGTTATGCCTGATGGGGCATTTTATTTCTTTGTTAAAATCCCCAATTCAATCGATCTGAATAGCTTTGACTTTGCCCTTAAGATGGTTCATGACGCGAAAGTCGCCGTTGTTCCTGGGAGTGCATTTTCAGAATATGGCGAAGGATATTTTAGACTATCTTTCGCCTGTTCCCTTGAAACGTTGGAAAAAGGGTTAGACAGAATGGAGAATTTTTTCAATAAATTATAA
- a CDS encoding NAD(P)-dependent oxidoreductase → MFTPENTVVGFIGAGVMGKSMAGHLLAAGYPLLVYSRTQEKANDLLEKGASWVESPKEMAEKANVIFTMVGYPSDVEEIYLGEMGLIKSAKAGSLLIDMTTSAPSLAMRIFERAKERGIHTLDAPVSGGDVGAKEAKLSIMVGGEERDFDSIKPLLTLLGTNIVYQGKAGAGQHTKMCNQIAIASNMIGVCEAVIYAQKSGLNPESVLKSITNGAAGSWSLSNLAPRMLNGNFEPGFYIKHFIKDMKIALDEAEHMEMEVPGLTLAKTLYEKLVEMGEENSGTQALYKYWQS, encoded by the coding sequence TTGTTTACTCCAGAAAATACGGTAGTTGGTTTTATTGGGGCCGGTGTAATGGGGAAAAGTATGGCAGGACATTTATTAGCAGCAGGTTATCCATTACTTGTTTATTCAAGGACACAGGAAAAGGCTAATGATCTGTTAGAAAAAGGTGCGTCTTGGGTGGAATCGCCAAAGGAAATGGCTGAAAAAGCAAATGTCATTTTTACCATGGTCGGCTATCCTTCTGATGTGGAAGAAATTTATTTAGGTGAAATGGGATTAATTAAGAGTGCTAAAGCGGGCAGTTTACTTATCGATATGACGACTTCTGCTCCATCACTGGCAATGAGAATATTTGAAAGAGCGAAAGAAAGAGGAATTCATACCCTTGATGCACCTGTTTCTGGTGGAGATGTTGGTGCAAAGGAAGCAAAGTTGTCTATTATGGTGGGCGGGGAAGAAAGAGATTTTGATTCAATAAAGCCTTTACTTACCCTTCTGGGAACAAATATCGTTTATCAGGGTAAAGCAGGTGCAGGACAGCATACAAAAATGTGCAATCAAATTGCAATTGCTTCGAATATGATTGGTGTCTGTGAGGCTGTCATTTACGCTCAAAAGTCAGGATTAAATCCTGAGTCAGTCTTAAAGAGTATTACTAATGGTGCTGCAGGAAGCTGGTCATTGAGCAATCTCGCACCGAGAATGTTAAATGGAAATTTTGAACCGGGATTTTACATAAAACATTTTATTAAGGATATGAAAATTGCTCTAGATGAAGCTGAACATATGGAAATGGAAGTTCCAGGTTTGACATTGGCAAAAACGTTATATGAAAAACTTGTTGAAATGGGCGAGGAAAACAGTGGAACCCAGGCTCTTTATAAATATTGGCAGTCTTGA
- the ptsP gene encoding phosphoenolpyruvate--protein phosphotransferase, giving the protein MTFLQGIAASNGIAIAKAYRLVEPNLSFEKQTVEDVATEVNRFKAAIEKSKAELEAIRDRAQIDLGADKAAIFEAHLLVLTDPELNGPIEDKINSDKVNAEFALKETADMFVMMFEQMDNEYMKERAADIRDVTKRVLSHLLGVQLVNPSMIAEEVIIVAEDLTPSDTAQLNRQYVLGFTTDIGGRTSHSAIMARSMEIPAVVGTKNATEEINNGDLVIVDGLKGEVHINPTPELVEEYRNIHQQYEAQKTEWAKLVNEKTVSADNHHVELAANIGTPKDLKGVIENGGEGVGLYRTEFLYMGRDQLPTEEEQFEAYKAVLEGMNGKPVVVRTLDIGGDKELPYLQLPKELNPFLGFRAIRLCLEEQDIFRTQLRALLRASSYGNLKIMFPMIATLDEFREAKAILEDEKQKLIAADQTVSDRIELGIMVEIPSTAILADQFAKEVDFFSIGTNDLIQYTMAADRMNQRVSYLYQPYSPSILRLVKMVIDAAHAEGKWAGMCGEMAGDETAIPLLLGLGLDEFSMSATSILKARSQIKKLSKADMEKLANQVLNMQTTSQVIEAVNAATK; this is encoded by the coding sequence ATGACATTTTTACAAGGAATTGCTGCTTCTAATGGCATTGCCATTGCAAAAGCATATCGATTAGTTGAACCAAATTTATCATTTGAGAAACAGACAGTAGAAGATGTAGCAACAGAGGTAAATCGTTTTAAAGCAGCAATCGAGAAATCTAAAGCAGAACTTGAGGCAATTCGAGATCGTGCGCAAATTGACCTTGGTGCAGATAAAGCAGCTATCTTTGAAGCACATTTACTTGTTCTAACTGATCCAGAATTAAATGGACCTATTGAAGATAAAATTAACTCCGATAAAGTAAATGCTGAGTTTGCTTTAAAAGAAACAGCAGACATGTTTGTTATGATGTTTGAACAAATGGATAATGAGTATATGAAGGAACGTGCTGCAGATATTCGCGATGTTACAAAGAGAGTTCTGTCACATTTACTAGGTGTTCAGTTAGTGAATCCAAGCATGATTGCTGAAGAAGTTATTATTGTGGCAGAGGACCTTACACCTTCCGATACTGCACAATTAAATCGTCAGTATGTCCTTGGTTTTACAACGGATATTGGCGGACGTACTTCCCATTCCGCTATTATGGCTCGCTCCATGGAAATTCCAGCAGTAGTAGGTACAAAAAATGCTACAGAGGAAATTAACAATGGTGATTTAGTCATTGTCGATGGTCTTAAAGGTGAAGTACATATTAACCCGACCCCTGAACTTGTGGAAGAATACCGTAATATTCATCAGCAATATGAAGCACAAAAGACGGAATGGGCGAAGCTTGTTAATGAAAAAACGGTTTCAGCAGACAACCATCATGTAGAATTAGCCGCTAATATTGGTACACCTAAAGACTTAAAGGGTGTAATTGAAAACGGCGGGGAAGGCGTCGGTCTATACCGAACTGAGTTCCTTTACATGGGAAGAGATCAACTGCCTACTGAGGAAGAACAGTTTGAAGCTTATAAAGCAGTCCTAGAAGGTATGAATGGCAAGCCAGTTGTTGTTCGTACATTGGACATCGGCGGAGATAAAGAGCTTCCGTATCTTCAACTGCCTAAAGAGCTTAATCCATTTTTAGGCTTCCGAGCTATTCGTTTATGCTTAGAGGAGCAAGATATCTTTCGTACTCAACTTCGAGCACTGCTCAGAGCAAGCAGTTATGGGAATCTAAAGATTATGTTCCCAATGATAGCAACTTTGGATGAATTCCGAGAAGCTAAGGCAATCCTTGAAGATGAAAAACAAAAGCTTATTGCAGCTGACCAAACGGTGTCAGACCGTATTGAGCTTGGAATTATGGTTGAAATTCCATCAACTGCTATTTTAGCTGACCAATTTGCTAAAGAGGTGGACTTCTTTAGTATTGGAACAAATGATCTAATTCAATATACAATGGCAGCAGACCGTATGAATCAACGTGTATCATATCTTTACCAGCCATATAGCCCATCTATTCTACGATTGGTGAAGATGGTTATTGATGCTGCACATGCAGAAGGTAAATGGGCTGGAATGTGCGGTGAAATGGCTGGAGATGAAACAGCAATACCGCTTCTACTTGGTCTTGGGTTAGACGAATTTTCAATGAGTGCAACTTCCATATTAAAAGCACGTTCACAAATTAAAAAGCTAAGTAAAGCTGATATGGAGAAACTCGCAAATCAGGTATTAAATATGCAAACTACATCGCAAGTCATTGAAGCAGTAAATGCAGCAACAAAATAG
- a CDS encoding phosphocarrier protein HPr codes for MAEKQFKVIADTGIHARPATLLVQTASKFDSEINLEYKGKKVNLKSIMGVMSLGIGQGADISINAEGSDSEEAIRSLEELLKKEGLAE; via the coding sequence ATGGCAGAAAAACAATTTAAAGTAATAGCTGATACAGGGATTCACGCTAGACCTGCAACTTTACTTGTACAAACAGCTAGCAAATTTGATTCAGAAATCAATTTAGAATATAAAGGAAAAAAAGTTAACTTAAAGTCTATTATGGGTGTTATGTCTTTAGGAATTGGACAAGGTGCAGATATTTCAATTAACGCTGAAGGTAGTGACAGTGAAGAAGCTATTAGAAGCCTTGAAGAATTATTGAAAAAAGAAGGACTGGCTGAGTAA
- a CDS encoding DUF2187 family protein — protein sequence MKKAEVGNVIEFRGGLKGIVEKVNENSVIVDLTLMDNYRDLELDQRTVVNHKNYKIVKESAY from the coding sequence TTGAAAAAAGCAGAAGTAGGAAATGTCATTGAATTCCGCGGCGGACTTAAAGGGATTGTTGAGAAGGTAAATGAAAACTCTGTAATAGTCGACCTAACATTAATGGATAATTACCGAGACCTAGAGTTGGATCAGAGGACGGTTGTTAATCATAAAAACTATAAGATTGTAAAAGAAAGCGCTTATTAA
- a CDS encoding DUF6254 family protein, translating into MSKSKSQQEREWTVRKQDQNPHGKVKSKDQLLKEAGQDK; encoded by the coding sequence ATGAGTAAATCCAAAAGCCAACAAGAACGTGAATGGACAGTCCGCAAACAAGACCAAAACCCTCACGGAAAAGTAAAATCAAAAGACCAGCTTCTAAAAGAAGCAGGACAAGATAAGTAA
- a CDS encoding CPBP family intramembrane glutamic endopeptidase, with product MKNRFFDLRLVTGYIIAHALMYFTFYDRAIFWYIFTGSLLILITYAMFQEEVDDEASFFKYISIGVLSGLLLYSLFWLGVQVFDLLNLPFDSSVKKLYRWFAPSLFWQYLALILVAAPGEELFWRGFIQKRFLRYFGTFGSIMFSALLYASVHIYSGTFILMLAAFLSGLMWGALYLWKKSMPLVIVSHIVFDIMIFIILPLK from the coding sequence ATGAAGAACCGCTTTTTTGACCTGCGGCTAGTAACTGGGTACATTATTGCCCATGCTCTCATGTACTTTACCTTCTATGATCGAGCAATATTCTGGTATATTTTTACCGGTTCACTTCTTATATTAATCACGTATGCAATGTTTCAAGAAGAAGTAGATGATGAGGCTTCCTTTTTTAAATATATTTCTATCGGTGTGTTATCTGGATTACTACTCTATTCACTTTTTTGGCTGGGTGTCCAAGTCTTTGATCTACTCAATTTGCCTTTTGATAGTAGTGTAAAGAAACTGTACCGTTGGTTTGCGCCATCGTTATTTTGGCAATATCTTGCGTTAATTTTAGTAGCAGCACCTGGAGAAGAACTCTTTTGGCGTGGATTTATTCAAAAACGATTTCTCCGTTACTTTGGGACATTTGGGAGTATCATGTTTTCTGCTCTACTTTATGCTTCAGTCCATATTTATTCTGGCACCTTTATCCTAATGCTAGCAGCATTTCTTTCCGGTCTTATGTGGGGAGCCCTATATCTGTGGAAAAAAAGCATGCCGCTAGTGATTGTCTCTCATATTGTTTTTGACATCATGATTTTTATTATTTTGCCATTAAAATAG
- a CDS encoding GerAB/ArcD/ProY family transporter → MKKNWSAAFQIAAVYVGTVVGAGFATGREIVEFFSRFGFIGFLSILLSGYLLIVLGSKLMRIAARINAVSYQEFNVHLFGKWAGRGINIIMLFMLLGVTAVMLAGAGAVFEEQLGLTKNLGVFITIFLSFLVMLVGTKGLFAVNSFVVPIMVCFSLMLMSLSIKQADFINHLLFIPHAEDGWKSILAPFSYTALNLALAQAVLVPIANEIKDDWTIKWGGILGGTALTVILISSHFTLIMLPNLELYEIPMAIIMKQIAPFFYWIFVLVIYGEIFTSVIGNVYGLDRQIKQFVKVPTFITISAIFIVSYIISLIDYSKLLSNLYPMFGYISLIFFILLWMKPLNDKVNKS, encoded by the coding sequence GTGAAAAAGAATTGGTCGGCAGCTTTTCAAATCGCCGCAGTCTACGTTGGTACTGTTGTTGGTGCGGGATTTGCTACAGGAAGAGAAATCGTTGAGTTTTTCTCACGGTTTGGTTTCATCGGTTTTTTAAGTATATTATTGAGCGGTTATCTCCTTATTGTGTTAGGATCCAAGTTGATGAGAATTGCCGCTCGAATAAATGCAGTATCGTATCAGGAATTTAATGTACACTTGTTTGGTAAATGGGCAGGCAGGGGTATTAATATAATTATGCTTTTTATGCTACTTGGAGTAACAGCAGTGATGCTTGCAGGAGCAGGAGCTGTATTTGAAGAACAATTAGGTCTCACAAAAAATTTAGGTGTATTTATAACCATTTTTTTGTCCTTTTTAGTTATGCTAGTTGGTACAAAGGGGCTTTTTGCAGTGAATTCATTTGTTGTACCGATTATGGTTTGTTTTAGTCTCATGCTAATGTCACTTTCAATTAAACAGGCAGATTTCATAAATCACTTGTTGTTTATACCGCATGCGGAGGATGGATGGAAAAGTATTTTAGCCCCTTTTTCATATACAGCATTAAACCTAGCTTTGGCACAAGCCGTGCTAGTTCCAATTGCGAATGAAATTAAGGATGATTGGACCATCAAATGGGGAGGTATTTTAGGTGGAACAGCTTTAACGGTCATCTTAATCTCAAGCCATTTTACCTTAATCATGCTTCCAAATTTAGAACTATATGAGATACCGATGGCGATTATTATGAAGCAAATAGCTCCTTTTTTTTATTGGATATTTGTCCTTGTTATTTACGGTGAAATTTTCACATCAGTGATTGGGAACGTTTATGGACTTGACCGACAGATAAAACAATTTGTTAAAGTTCCTACATTTATTACTATTTCAGCTATCTTTATCGTTTCTTATATCATTAGTCTTATTGATTATAGTAAACTTTTGTCTAATCTTTACCCCATGTTTGGCTATATTAGCCTTATCTTCTTTATCCTTTTATGGATGAAGCCATTAAATGATAAGGTGAATAAATCATAA
- a CDS encoding ATP-dependent Clp protease ATP-binding subunit, with amino-acid sequence MLCQLCKENQATVQLKININGSHSDMKLCHECYATNKNNISNGLAPKMSSFPGFPLEDLFLNMKPKESNQPNNQQHAAERNGGGFIDQFGRNLTQMAKAGLIDPVIGRAEEIKRVIEILNRRNKNNPVLIGEPGVGKTAIAEGLALNIIGGQVPVKLRNKEVYLLDVASLVANTGIRGQFEERMKQLIKELQERKNIILFIDEIHLLVGAGSADGSMDAGNILKPALARGELQLVGATTLKEYRQIEKDSALERRFQPVQVAEPSIEAAIEILKGIKNKYEDYHEVNYSEAALKVCVQLSHRYIQDRFLPDKAIDLLDEAGSKLNLTSNGNSKEQIENRLKELAIQKETALKNENYEFAASLRDEESSLEKSLNDQSEMNRPIVEESHIQEIIEKKTGIPVGKLQEDEQQKLKYLEENLNNKVIGQKKAVEKVAKAVRRSRAGLKSKNRPIGSFLFVGPTGVGKTELTKTLAKELFGSTESMIRLDMSEYMEKHSISKLIGSPPGYVGHDEAGQLTEKVRRNPYSIILLDEIEKAHPDVQHMFLQILEDGRLTDSQGRTVSFKDSVIIMTSNANIGHKTIHVGFGTNEAIEEASILDSLGSFFKPEFLNRFDSIIEFHSLEKDHIMQIVDLMVKELQETLKEQNIEFAITLEAKEKLAELGYHPAFGARPLRRVIQEHIEDKIADFILEQPKTNQLFAIIEDGHLKVSSENIKVH; translated from the coding sequence ATGCTTTGTCAATTGTGTAAAGAAAACCAGGCCACAGTTCAATTAAAAATCAACATCAATGGATCTCACAGTGATATGAAGCTGTGTCATGAATGTTATGCAACTAATAAAAATAATATCAGTAATGGTTTAGCTCCTAAAATGAGTTCCTTTCCTGGTTTTCCATTAGAAGATTTATTCTTAAATATGAAGCCAAAAGAATCAAACCAGCCAAATAACCAACAACATGCTGCCGAGCGTAATGGCGGTGGCTTTATTGATCAATTTGGGCGTAATTTAACACAAATGGCCAAAGCAGGTCTTATTGACCCCGTGATTGGCCGTGCTGAAGAAATTAAACGTGTTATTGAAATATTGAATCGCCGTAATAAAAATAATCCAGTATTAATCGGTGAACCAGGTGTCGGAAAAACGGCAATCGCTGAGGGACTGGCTTTGAACATTATTGGCGGACAGGTACCAGTTAAACTAAGAAATAAAGAAGTCTATTTACTTGATGTTGCTTCTTTAGTGGCCAACACTGGTATAAGAGGTCAATTTGAAGAAAGAATGAAGCAATTGATTAAAGAATTACAGGAACGTAAAAATATTATTCTTTTCATTGATGAGATTCATCTCTTAGTGGGTGCTGGTTCTGCAGACGGTTCTATGGATGCTGGCAATATACTAAAGCCCGCTCTTGCTCGTGGTGAACTCCAACTTGTTGGGGCAACTACTCTAAAGGAATATCGCCAAATTGAAAAAGACTCAGCATTAGAACGGCGATTCCAGCCCGTTCAGGTAGCTGAACCTTCCATCGAGGCAGCGATTGAGATCTTAAAAGGAATTAAGAATAAATATGAGGACTATCATGAAGTTAATTATTCTGAGGCAGCATTAAAGGTATGCGTCCAGTTGTCACATCGCTATATCCAAGATCGCTTTTTACCAGATAAGGCAATTGACTTACTTGATGAAGCAGGCTCCAAGTTAAATTTGACTTCAAACGGAAATAGCAAGGAACAGATTGAGAATCGATTAAAAGAATTAGCTATACAAAAAGAGACAGCTCTAAAGAATGAAAATTATGAGTTTGCTGCGTCACTCCGAGATGAGGAATCATCACTTGAAAAATCACTTAATGATCAATCAGAAATGAACAGACCAATTGTAGAGGAATCCCATATTCAAGAAATCATTGAAAAGAAGACGGGTATTCCTGTAGGTAAATTACAAGAGGATGAGCAGCAAAAACTAAAGTACCTAGAGGAAAACTTAAATAATAAGGTTATAGGACAGAAGAAAGCTGTCGAAAAGGTTGCAAAAGCCGTTCGTCGAAGCCGCGCTGGCTTAAAATCAAAGAATCGACCAATTGGTTCCTTCCTTTTTGTTGGTCCGACAGGTGTTGGTAAAACAGAGCTAACAAAAACACTTGCAAAAGAATTATTTGGTTCGACTGAATCGATGATTCGTCTTGACATGAGTGAGTACATGGAAAAACATAGTATTTCAAAATTAATAGGATCACCACCAGGTTATGTAGGTCATGATGAAGCAGGTCAACTGACTGAAAAAGTGCGCAGGAACCCATACAGCATTATATTATTGGATGAAATTGAGAAAGCTCATCCTGATGTACAGCATATGTTCTTACAGATTCTTGAAGATGGGCGACTTACTGATAGTCAAGGAAGAACAGTTAGCTTCAAGGATTCCGTTATCATCATGACAAGTAATGCTAATATAGGACACAAAACAATTCATGTTGGCTTCGGAACAAATGAAGCAATTGAAGAAGCTTCCATCTTAGATTCCTTAGGGAGTTTCTTCAAACCAGAATTTCTAAACCGTTTTGATAGTATCATTGAATTCCATTCGCTTGAAAAAGACCATATCATGCAGATTGTTGATCTAATGGTAAAAGAGCTTCAAGAGACCTTAAAAGAGCAAAATATTGAATTTGCTATTACACTAGAAGCAAAAGAAAAACTAGCGGAGCTTGGTTACCATCCAGCATTTGGTGCACGTCCTCTTCGTCGAGTGATTCAGGAACACATAGAAGATAAAATTGCTGATTTTATTCTTGAGCAGCCAAAGACAAATCAATTATTCGCTATCATTGAGGATGGCCACCTAAAGGTATCTTCAGAAAATATAAAAGTTCATTAA